In Amycolatopsis coloradensis, one genomic interval encodes:
- a CDS encoding glycosyl hydrolase family 8, producing MRKTVRTVLAAAALTAGLVATTTPAAAVTTQGTPYLPGVLRPSVAQSAQDAALAKYYDYWKKNFLTTKCGAGTYAVKAPDADHAFVAEGQGYGMTIAAMMAGKDSQARTVFDGILKFVKAHPSVIDKDLHAAEQDESCQSVNGSDAATDGDLEIAYGLLLADKVWGSGGSVNYKAEALRIIKAIKRSEVNPDTKFMRLADWADSGKYINSSRSSDWMPGHLRAFEKATGDSFWGQVRTRQEKAVTQLQQQYAPKTGLIPDFVVNTNATPKPAPDGFLEDHDPHYGYNACRDPWRLGVDGITVSGSPAQGQVRKMNTWIQQNTGGNPAKITTGYTLSGSKLPNETGQHPCFTASFAIAAMNDPGSQAWLDKLWTSITTWSPNAKDYYGTGITVQVLIILSGNYVAV from the coding sequence ATGAGAAAGACCGTTCGGACAGTGCTGGCCGCAGCCGCGCTGACCGCCGGGCTGGTCGCCACGACCACCCCCGCCGCCGCGGTGACCACTCAGGGGACCCCTTACCTGCCAGGGGTTCTGCGCCCGTCCGTGGCCCAGTCGGCGCAGGACGCGGCACTCGCCAAGTACTACGACTACTGGAAGAAGAACTTCCTGACCACCAAGTGCGGAGCGGGCACGTACGCGGTCAAGGCGCCGGACGCAGACCATGCCTTCGTGGCCGAGGGCCAGGGCTACGGGATGACCATCGCGGCGATGATGGCGGGCAAGGACTCGCAGGCGCGCACGGTCTTCGACGGCATCCTGAAGTTCGTCAAGGCGCACCCGTCCGTGATCGACAAGGATCTGCACGCCGCCGAGCAGGACGAGAGCTGCCAGAGCGTCAACGGCAGTGACGCGGCGACCGACGGCGACCTCGAGATCGCGTACGGCCTGCTCCTCGCCGACAAGGTTTGGGGCAGTGGGGGTTCGGTCAACTACAAGGCCGAAGCGCTGCGGATCATCAAGGCGATCAAGCGCAGCGAGGTCAACCCCGACACCAAGTTCATGCGGCTGGCGGACTGGGCCGACAGTGGCAAGTACATCAACAGCTCGCGTTCCTCGGACTGGATGCCGGGTCACCTCCGCGCGTTCGAGAAGGCGACCGGCGACTCCTTCTGGGGCCAGGTCCGGACCCGGCAGGAGAAGGCGGTCACGCAGCTGCAGCAGCAGTACGCGCCGAAGACCGGTCTGATCCCGGACTTCGTCGTCAACACCAACGCCACGCCGAAGCCCGCTCCGGACGGCTTCCTCGAGGACCACGACCCGCACTACGGCTACAACGCATGCCGTGACCCGTGGCGGCTCGGTGTCGACGGGATCACCGTCTCGGGCAGCCCGGCGCAGGGGCAGGTGCGGAAGATGAACACCTGGATCCAGCAGAACACCGGCGGCAATCCGGCCAAGATCACCACCGGCTACACGCTGTCCGGCTCCAAGCTGCCGAACGAGACGGGGCAGCACCCCTGCTTCACCGCGTCGTTCGCCATCGCGGCGATGAACGACCCGGGCAGTCAGGCCTGGCTCGACAAGCTGTGGACGTCGATCACCACCTGGTCGCCGAACGCCAAGGACTACTACGGCACCGGCATCACCGTGCAGGTCCTGATCATCCTGTCGGGGAACTACGTCGCGGTCTGA
- a CDS encoding ABC transporter substrate-binding protein, with protein sequence MPSTPLTLTRTWRLAVLTGLAALVTAACGGGPDGAGGQEPAAPGAPAAIPDTTALIESVQKDAAVAGTLPAKYAQAGMLHLASNLQSAPNNFYAADGKTPIGYEVDLAKAIGKKLGVTVHHQDMAFGSLITSLQSGRVDLTMAAMNDTKTRQAQIDFVDYFSSGITIMVRKGNPDQISGPDTLCGKNVAVVQGTSHQKFAEEQNGKCTQAGKPALTVTATDSDTQNQNQLRTGRVAAILNDLPSAVYISRTAGEGKFFEVVPGEPINGGPYGIGVNKENKPLAESIQKALQSLIADGGYGKILQAWGVEQGAVKEAKLNGGS encoded by the coding sequence ATGCCGTCGACGCCGCTCACCCTCACCCGAACCTGGCGCCTGGCCGTGCTCACCGGCCTGGCCGCGCTCGTCACCGCGGCCTGCGGAGGCGGGCCCGACGGAGCCGGCGGACAGGAACCCGCCGCCCCGGGCGCACCCGCCGCGATCCCGGACACGACCGCGCTGATCGAGTCCGTCCAGAAGGACGCCGCCGTCGCCGGCACCCTGCCCGCGAAGTACGCGCAGGCCGGAATGCTGCACCTGGCCTCGAACCTGCAGTCCGCGCCCAACAACTTCTACGCCGCCGACGGCAAGACACCGATCGGCTACGAGGTCGACCTCGCCAAGGCCATCGGCAAGAAGCTGGGCGTCACCGTGCACCATCAGGACATGGCGTTCGGCTCGCTGATCACCAGCCTCCAGTCCGGCCGCGTCGACCTCACAATGGCCGCGATGAACGACACCAAGACCCGCCAGGCGCAGATCGATTTCGTCGACTACTTCTCCTCGGGCATCACGATCATGGTCCGCAAGGGCAACCCCGATCAGATCTCCGGCCCGGACACGTTGTGCGGCAAGAACGTCGCGGTGGTGCAGGGGACGAGCCACCAGAAGTTCGCCGAAGAGCAGAACGGCAAGTGCACGCAGGCGGGCAAGCCCGCGCTGACCGTGACCGCGACCGATTCCGACACGCAGAACCAGAACCAGCTCCGCACCGGCCGGGTCGCCGCCATCCTCAACGACCTGCCCAGCGCGGTCTACATCTCGCGGACCGCGGGTGAGGGCAAGTTCTTCGAGGTCGTCCCCGGCGAGCCGATCAACGGCGGGCCGTACGGGATCGGCGTCAACAAGGAGAACAAGCCGCTCGCGGAGTCGATCCAGAAGGCGCTGCAGTCCCTGATCGCCGACGGCGGCTACGGCAAGATCCTGCAGGCCTGGGGCGTCGAGCAGGGCGCGGTCAAGGAGGCGAAGCTCAATGGCGGAAGCTGA
- a CDS encoding amino acid ABC transporter permease — MAEAEPLPIVRLRHWGRWVSAVVILALLVLLGIALANAQIQWDSVPEFLWYRVMAVGLLNTVLLAVIAQGSAIVIGIVIALMRRSANPVARWFAAGYIWLFRGLPVLLQILIWYNLALVFEFISIPLPFGGYLLHEQTNVLITAFTAALLGLALNESAYMAEIVRAGLNSVDSGQTEAAKSIGMSPGATLRRVVLPQAMRVIIPPTGNDFINMLKGTSMASVIGVTELIHAANNISSNNLLVMETLLAAAVWYMVVVTVAGVGQHYLERAFDSEDRSRSAFSRAAKALRTAPLVRSERV; from the coding sequence ATGGCGGAAGCTGAGCCGCTGCCGATCGTCCGGCTGAGGCACTGGGGCCGCTGGGTCAGCGCCGTCGTCATCCTCGCGCTGCTGGTGCTGCTCGGGATCGCGCTCGCGAACGCGCAGATCCAGTGGGATTCCGTCCCGGAATTTTTGTGGTACCGGGTGATGGCGGTCGGCCTGCTCAACACCGTGTTGCTGGCGGTGATCGCGCAGGGATCGGCGATCGTCATCGGCATCGTGATCGCCCTGATGCGCCGCTCGGCGAATCCGGTGGCGCGCTGGTTCGCGGCAGGCTACATCTGGCTGTTCCGCGGGCTTCCGGTGCTGCTGCAGATCCTGATCTGGTACAACCTGGCGCTGGTGTTCGAGTTCATCTCGATCCCGTTGCCGTTCGGCGGCTACCTCCTGCACGAGCAGACCAACGTGCTGATCACGGCGTTCACCGCCGCACTGCTGGGCTTGGCGCTCAACGAAAGCGCGTACATGGCGGAGATCGTCCGCGCCGGGCTGAACAGTGTCGACAGTGGGCAGACCGAGGCGGCGAAGTCGATCGGGATGTCGCCGGGCGCGACACTGCGCCGCGTGGTGCTGCCGCAGGCGATGCGGGTGATCATCCCGCCGACCGGCAACGACTTCATCAACATGCTCAAGGGGACGTCGATGGCGTCGGTGATCGGCGTGACCGAGCTGATCCACGCCGCCAACAACATCTCGTCCAACAACCTGCTGGTGATGGAGACGCTGCTGGCCGCCGCCGTCTGGTACATGGTCGTGGTGACCGTCGCCGGGGTCGGGCAGCACTATCTGGAGCGCGCCTTCGACTCCGAAGACCGATCGAGGAGCGCGTTCTCCCGTGCCGCCAAGGCGTTGCGCACCGCTCCGCTGGTGAGGAGTGAACGTGTCTGA
- a CDS encoding amino acid ABC transporter ATP-binding protein, whose product MSEPLLKAVGVRKSYGHTEVLGGIDLEVHKGQVVCLLGPSGAGKSTFLRCVNHLETIDAGQVWVDGEPIGFRLRNGKLYELKEREVARQRRDIGMVFQRFNLFGHRTALQNVVEGPVRVLGLNPEEARVQALELLDRVGLAHRAEAYPAQLSGGQQQRVAIARSLAMKPKLMLFDEPTSALDPELVGEVLAVMGTLAAEGMTMVVVTHEMGFAAEAADEVVFMADGMVVETGPPGEILSSPKHERTKQFLARVLA is encoded by the coding sequence GTGTCTGAGCCGCTGCTCAAAGCCGTCGGCGTCCGCAAGAGCTACGGCCACACCGAGGTGCTGGGCGGGATCGACCTCGAAGTCCACAAAGGACAGGTGGTCTGCCTGCTCGGCCCGTCGGGTGCGGGGAAGAGCACCTTCCTGCGCTGTGTCAACCATCTGGAGACGATCGACGCCGGGCAGGTCTGGGTCGACGGCGAGCCGATCGGTTTCCGGCTGCGCAACGGAAAGCTGTACGAACTGAAGGAACGCGAGGTCGCCCGGCAGCGGCGCGACATCGGCATGGTGTTCCAGCGGTTCAACCTGTTCGGCCACCGGACGGCGCTGCAGAACGTCGTCGAAGGGCCGGTGCGCGTGCTCGGTCTGAACCCCGAGGAAGCGCGCGTCCAGGCGCTCGAACTGCTCGACAGGGTCGGCCTCGCGCACCGGGCCGAGGCCTACCCGGCGCAGCTGTCGGGCGGGCAGCAGCAGCGGGTCGCGATCGCCCGGTCGTTGGCGATGAAACCGAAGCTGATGCTGTTCGACGAGCCGACGTCGGCGCTCGACCCGGAACTCGTGGGCGAGGTACTGGCGGTGATGGGTACGTTGGCCGCGGAGGGGATGACGATGGTCGTGGTGACGCACGAGATGGGGTTCGCGGCCGAAGCCGCGGACGAGGTGGTGTTCATGGCCGACGGCATGGTCGTCGAGACCGGGCCGCCGGGGGAGATCCTGAGTTCGCCGAAGCACGAGCGGACCAAGCAGTTCCTGGCACGGGTCCTCGCATGA
- a CDS encoding aminotransferase class V-fold PLP-dependent enzyme, with amino-acid sequence MTRISPRYLLQFDEPAGYLDFARFGPPSHAVLDTTASLLDASTKAGPSTVDDLMRQETRAKAAAARLSGSDTDHTVLLPHTSLGLFQAAFNAPGGEALVSAAEFPANTYPWARAEQAGRLTVRRLPLGNVTADAVKAALTPDMSLVSVSAVDFRTGYRADLAAIREVVGDRLLVVDGIQGFGVTEAPWEVADVLVVGGQKWLRAGWGTGFAVLSDRALERMEPILSGWTGARDPGLFDDEIHPADDTAASWSISNLSPITSGAFAAALELVEEAGVGAIAGRIAERVAELEEAVKSAGGEVVSAVDRRAGILAFTLPGHAAEQVGSALANAGIAATVRPEHVRLSPHASTPASAAEQVRTALERLKKPVTVFEAPVVASAASGDLLTALVPAVHALAAMLGPGNEVLLHDLSRLPDSIVAIAGDLTGRTVGGPMTDLLLGLVRRGTTQDLTNYETHGPDGRAIRSSTLFLRDADGVAIGCLCVNRLSDGAPKADGHEPETFPPDVDSLQRFLVGRAVAKAGIPVDLMKKRHKAAVVRELDEAGFFLIKDSVDHLAGELDVTRYTIYNYLNEIRGT; translated from the coding sequence ATGACGCGGATCTCCCCGCGGTACCTGCTGCAGTTCGACGAACCGGCAGGCTACCTCGACTTCGCGCGGTTCGGCCCGCCGTCGCACGCCGTGCTCGACACGACGGCGAGCCTGCTCGACGCCTCGACCAAGGCCGGTCCGTCCACTGTGGACGACCTGATGCGGCAGGAGACCAGGGCCAAGGCCGCCGCCGCGCGGCTTTCCGGCAGCGACACCGACCACACGGTGCTGCTGCCGCACACCAGTCTCGGGTTGTTCCAGGCGGCGTTCAACGCGCCCGGCGGCGAGGCGCTGGTGTCGGCGGCGGAGTTCCCGGCCAACACCTACCCGTGGGCGCGGGCCGAACAGGCGGGACGGCTGACCGTGCGGCGGCTGCCGCTGGGGAACGTCACCGCGGACGCGGTCAAGGCGGCGCTGACGCCGGACATGTCGCTGGTCAGCGTGAGCGCGGTCGACTTCCGCACCGGGTACCGCGCCGATCTGGCGGCGATCCGGGAGGTGGTCGGCGACCGGCTGCTCGTGGTCGACGGCATCCAGGGCTTCGGGGTGACCGAGGCGCCATGGGAGGTCGCGGACGTGCTCGTCGTCGGCGGGCAGAAGTGGCTGCGGGCGGGCTGGGGCACCGGTTTCGCCGTGCTGTCCGACCGTGCGCTGGAGCGGATGGAACCGATCCTGTCCGGCTGGACCGGCGCCCGCGATCCGGGACTGTTCGACGACGAGATCCATCCGGCCGACGACACCGCGGCCTCGTGGTCCATCTCGAACCTGAGCCCGATCACCTCGGGCGCGTTCGCGGCCGCGCTGGAACTGGTCGAGGAAGCGGGCGTCGGAGCCATCGCCGGACGGATCGCCGAACGGGTCGCCGAGCTCGAAGAGGCCGTGAAATCCGCTGGCGGGGAAGTGGTTTCGGCCGTCGACCGGCGGGCGGGGATCCTCGCCTTCACGCTGCCGGGGCACGCGGCCGAACAGGTGGGTTCCGCGCTGGCGAACGCCGGGATCGCCGCGACCGTGCGGCCGGAACACGTCCGGCTGTCGCCGCACGCGTCGACTCCGGCGAGCGCGGCGGAACAGGTGCGGACGGCGCTGGAGCGGCTGAAGAAGCCGGTCACGGTGTTCGAAGCGCCGGTTGTCGCTTCGGCGGCTTCGGGAGATCTGCTCACTGCGCTCGTCCCGGCGGTGCACGCGCTCGCGGCGATGCTGGGGCCGGGCAACGAAGTCCTGCTGCACGACCTGAGCAGGCTGCCGGACTCGATCGTCGCCATCGCGGGTGACCTCACCGGCCGGACGGTCGGCGGGCCGATGACGGATCTGCTGCTGGGCCTTGTCCGTCGCGGCACCACGCAGGACCTGACGAATTACGAGACGCACGGCCCCGACGGCCGGGCGATCCGCTCCTCGACGCTGTTCCTGCGAGACGCCGACGGGGTCGCGATCGGCTGCCTGTGTGTCAACCGGCTGTCCGACGGCGCGCCGAAGGCCGACGGGCACGAACCCGAGACGTTCCCGCCGGACGTCGACAGCCTGCAGCGGTTCCTGGTCGGGCGCGCCGTGGCGAAGGCAGGGATCCCGGTGGACCTGATGAAGAAGCGGCACAAGGCGGCCGTGGTCCGGGAACTGGACGAGGCGGGGTTCTTTCTCATCAAGGACTCCGTGGACCACCTCGCCGGGGAACTCGACGTCACGCGGTACACGATCTACAACTACCTGAACGAGATCAGGGGGACCTGA
- a CDS encoding macrolide family glycosyltransferase — translation MQNKHIAMIGSTAPSHIYPSLAIIRELVARGHRVSYAVGEPLTGLIEPTGAEVVPHPSILPLGDQAAWPEDPASQMRVFLDEGIQAMPVLTGFYDENRPDLLLYDIGGLPAPLLAKRYDVPAVQLSPTYVAWEGYEEDMGEMLTAIRTSPSGKDYFATFTRWLHENGIEADAWDWISHPPQVLALLPKAMQPNVERVPSSVRFVGPALDPERLADRSWTPPSNGKKVLLMSLGTAFTDQLDLFRACVDGFRDSDWHVVISIGQTDPAALGPLPEHIEVHQFVPQLAVLEAASAFITHAGMGGSTESLWYGVPTVAIPLATDGFGNAAKLAELGVGEQLPADEVTPSTLRAAVERVAGSPEVAARLAEVRAETRGNGGIDKAADAVESFLS, via the coding sequence ATGCAGAACAAGCACATCGCCATGATCGGCAGCACCGCGCCGAGCCATATCTATCCGTCGCTGGCGATCATCCGTGAGCTGGTCGCTCGCGGGCACCGGGTCAGCTACGCCGTGGGCGAGCCGCTCACCGGGTTGATCGAGCCGACCGGGGCCGAGGTCGTCCCGCATCCGTCGATCCTTCCGCTCGGCGATCAGGCGGCGTGGCCGGAGGATCCGGCGTCGCAGATGCGGGTCTTCCTCGACGAGGGCATCCAGGCGATGCCGGTGCTCACCGGCTTCTACGACGAGAACCGCCCGGACCTGCTGCTCTACGACATCGGCGGGCTCCCGGCCCCGCTGCTGGCCAAGCGCTACGACGTTCCGGCAGTGCAGCTTTCCCCGACGTATGTCGCCTGGGAAGGCTACGAAGAGGACATGGGCGAGATGCTGACCGCGATCCGGACCTCACCGTCCGGAAAGGACTATTTCGCCACGTTCACCCGATGGCTGCACGAGAACGGCATCGAGGCCGACGCCTGGGACTGGATCTCCCATCCGCCGCAGGTGCTCGCGCTGCTGCCGAAGGCGATGCAGCCGAACGTCGAACGGGTGCCGTCGTCGGTCCGGTTCGTCGGCCCGGCGCTGGACCCGGAACGCCTCGCCGACCGGAGCTGGACCCCGCCGTCGAACGGCAAGAAGGTCCTGCTGATGTCGCTCGGCACGGCGTTCACCGATCAGTTGGACCTGTTCCGCGCCTGTGTCGACGGCTTCCGCGACTCGGACTGGCACGTGGTCATCTCCATCGGCCAGACCGATCCGGCCGCGCTCGGGCCGCTGCCCGAGCACATCGAGGTGCATCAGTTCGTGCCGCAGCTCGCGGTGCTGGAGGCCGCGTCGGCGTTCATCACGCACGCCGGCATGGGCGGCAGCACGGAATCGCTGTGGTACGGCGTTCCGACCGTCGCGATCCCGCTGGCCACCGACGGCTTCGGCAACGCCGCGAAACTGGCGGAACTCGGCGTCGGTGAGCAGCTCCCGGCCGACGAGGTGACGCCCTCGACGTTGCGGGCCGCCGTCGAGCGCGTCGCCGGGTCGCCCGAGGTGGCCGCGCGGCTCGCCGAGGTCCGGGCCGAGACGCGCGGGAACGGCGGCATCGACAAGGCCGCCGACGCCGTGGAGTCCTTTCTGAGCTAG
- a CDS encoding alpha/beta hydrolase — MLASVAVTAPAVAAEETQPAETITWGACTDETLIKAGAECGYLSVPLDYSRPRGEKIQLALSRVKHKTPDARYQGVMLTNPGGPGGSGLLLATRGTRVPNRAGDAYDWVGFDPRGVGSSKPALSCVPDYMDYNRPNYVPTTRQLEKTWLRRSKSYADACAEKNSRALLENIKTTDTVKDMESIRKALRVEQLNFYGYSYGTYLGQVYGTLFPQHVRRMVLDSTVDPRNVWYQANLNQDVAFDVNLNIWFGWVASHDAVYHLGKTQAAVKQVFDEQLKKLAAVPAGGYIGPDEFIDVFQQASYYQLRWTLLGDALAKFVNQGDWQTMKGLFEAFGGRGDDNGYAVYLAVQCTDVKWPPSWQQWKRDNWRTYQQAPYFTWQNAWFNGPCLYWPAKPGKPVKVDGSKVPSVLMIGETLDAATPYEGSLEVRSRFPGARLIGEPGGTSHAITPRGNACVDNRIADYLATGALPERKPGRTADVECAPLPLPVPPPAPASVPQAATSRVPA, encoded by the coding sequence ATGCTGGCGTCGGTCGCGGTGACCGCGCCCGCCGTCGCCGCGGAAGAGACGCAGCCCGCCGAGACGATCACCTGGGGCGCTTGTACCGACGAGACCTTGATCAAGGCCGGTGCCGAATGCGGCTACCTGTCCGTTCCGCTGGACTATTCGCGGCCGCGCGGCGAGAAGATCCAGCTCGCGCTCAGCCGCGTCAAGCACAAGACACCCGACGCGCGGTACCAGGGCGTCATGCTCACCAATCCCGGTGGGCCCGGCGGTTCCGGGCTGCTGCTCGCGACCCGTGGGACGCGTGTGCCGAACCGCGCCGGCGACGCCTACGACTGGGTCGGTTTCGACCCGCGCGGTGTCGGCTCCAGCAAGCCGGCGCTTTCGTGCGTCCCGGACTACATGGACTACAACCGGCCGAACTACGTGCCGACGACGCGGCAGCTGGAGAAGACCTGGCTGCGGCGTTCGAAGTCCTACGCCGACGCGTGCGCGGAGAAGAACAGCCGCGCGCTGCTGGAGAACATCAAGACGACCGACACGGTCAAGGACATGGAGAGTATCCGCAAGGCGCTCCGCGTGGAGCAGCTGAACTTCTACGGGTACTCCTACGGCACCTACCTCGGCCAGGTCTACGGGACGCTGTTCCCGCAGCACGTCCGCCGGATGGTCCTCGATTCCACTGTGGACCCTCGCAACGTCTGGTATCAGGCCAACCTGAACCAGGACGTGGCCTTCGACGTCAACCTCAACATCTGGTTCGGCTGGGTCGCGTCGCACGACGCCGTCTATCACCTCGGCAAGACCCAGGCCGCGGTGAAGCAGGTCTTCGACGAGCAGTTGAAGAAGCTGGCGGCGGTTCCGGCCGGCGGCTACATCGGGCCGGACGAGTTCATCGACGTCTTCCAGCAGGCGTCGTACTACCAGCTGCGCTGGACGCTGCTCGGCGACGCGCTCGCGAAGTTCGTCAACCAGGGTGACTGGCAGACGATGAAGGGCCTGTTCGAGGCTTTCGGCGGCCGCGGTGACGACAACGGGTACGCCGTCTACCTCGCCGTCCAGTGCACGGACGTGAAGTGGCCGCCGAGCTGGCAGCAGTGGAAGCGCGACAACTGGCGGACCTATCAGCAGGCGCCGTACTTCACGTGGCAGAACGCTTGGTTCAACGGGCCTTGCCTGTACTGGCCCGCGAAGCCGGGCAAGCCGGTCAAGGTCGACGGCTCGAAGGTGCCGAGTGTGCTGATGATCGGCGAGACCCTCGACGCGGCGACGCCGTACGAAGGCAGCCTCGAAGTGCGTAGCCGGTTCCCCGGTGCTCGCCTGATCGGTGAGCCGGGCGGGACGAGCCATGCCATCACCCCGCGCGGCAACGCGTGCGTCGACAACCGGATCGCCGACTACCTGGCGACCGGGGCGCTGCCCGAGCGCAAACCCGGGCGGACGGCTGACGTCGAATGCGCGCCGCTGCCGCTCCCGGTGCCGCCTCCGGCACCCGCTTCGGTTCCTCAGGCCGCCACCTCCCGGGTGCCCGCCTAA